A genomic region of Geothrix edaphica contains the following coding sequences:
- a CDS encoding superoxide dismutase: protein MAYEPKNYEHLKGGAMKGFSDSQLDLHFTLYKGYLVKLNEIEEKLTVASNAKPNYSFNEYSELKRREAVAFNGSFLHELYFENLGGDATISPKIQKAMDAQGGRGKVLADLKAAALCGPGWALLTRNRRDGKLHSYFVAEHHLGLPIEQDLILVLDSWEHAFMVDYGIRRPEYINAFMDNIKWSEVSRRFDEVGAGGGRPQP from the coding sequence ATGGCGTACGAGCCCAAGAACTATGAGCACCTGAAGGGCGGGGCGATGAAGGGGTTCAGCGACAGCCAGCTGGACCTGCACTTCACGCTCTACAAGGGCTACCTGGTCAAGCTCAATGAGATCGAAGAAAAGCTGACCGTGGCCAGCAACGCCAAACCCAACTACTCCTTCAACGAGTACAGCGAGTTGAAGCGCCGGGAGGCGGTGGCCTTCAATGGTTCCTTCCTCCACGAGCTCTACTTCGAGAACCTGGGCGGCGATGCCACCATCAGCCCCAAGATCCAGAAGGCCATGGACGCCCAGGGCGGCAGGGGCAAAGTGCTCGCCGATCTCAAGGCGGCGGCCCTGTGCGGCCCCGGCTGGGCGCTGCTCACCCGCAACCGCCGGGACGGCAAGCTGCACAGCTACTTCGTGGCCGAACACCACCTGGGCCTGCCCATCGAGCAGGACCTGATCCTGGTGCTGGACAGCTGGGAGCACGCCTTCATGGTGGACTACGGAATCAGGCGCCCCGAGTACATCAACGCCTTCATGGACAACATCAAGTGGAGCGAAGTGTCCCGGCGCTTCGACGAGGTGGGCGCCGGAGGAGGGAGACCGCAGCCATGA
- a CDS encoding TlpA family protein disulfide reductase → MPLPLICLMTAVPALQVPAPAAGPQAVLDAARAKVKAVMEARAAFMKAGGNTKDFRGDCAKELADLDARLAVETRPDMRQALLVSKLFHLQLAKAQPTPALLDQVRQEVPPTAAAWSLDPGLLSTRAAADPKGWGAYVAEARMKHADAGLRRTLLFDHFLARLEAGDEAGWKAAFDAIRAQFPGSPLQQRAQAFLDAEAKTGPGHPAPAFSLKALEDPKTTYTLDTFKGRYVLIDFWATWCPDCRVELPGLHAAWAKFKAKPFEILSLSFDRRVEHIAPFRQQATTLMPWKHAYIEGGFKNPLADAYGVMGIPKALLIGPDGKIVAQGAQLRGEQLEKTLEQFLGK, encoded by the coding sequence ATGCCCCTGCCCCTGATCTGCCTGATGACGGCCGTGCCCGCACTCCAGGTCCCGGCCCCCGCGGCGGGCCCCCAGGCCGTGCTTGATGCCGCCCGGGCGAAAGTCAAAGCCGTGATGGAGGCCCGCGCCGCCTTCATGAAGGCCGGCGGCAACACCAAGGATTTCCGGGGCGACTGCGCGAAGGAGCTGGCGGACCTGGACGCCCGCCTGGCCGTCGAGACGCGTCCCGACATGCGGCAGGCCCTGCTGGTCAGCAAGCTGTTCCACCTGCAGCTGGCCAAGGCCCAGCCGACGCCCGCCCTCCTCGACCAGGTGCGCCAGGAGGTCCCCCCCACCGCCGCCGCCTGGAGCCTGGATCCCGGTCTGCTCTCGACCCGCGCCGCCGCCGATCCCAAGGGCTGGGGCGCCTATGTGGCCGAGGCGCGCATGAAGCATGCAGATGCCGGCCTGCGCCGCACCTTGCTCTTCGACCACTTCCTGGCGCGGTTGGAGGCGGGCGACGAGGCCGGCTGGAAAGCCGCCTTCGACGCCATCCGGGCCCAGTTCCCCGGCAGCCCCCTGCAACAGCGGGCCCAGGCCTTCCTGGATGCCGAAGCGAAGACGGGACCGGGCCATCCCGCCCCCGCCTTCAGCCTGAAGGCCCTGGAGGATCCCAAGACCACCTACACGCTCGACACGTTCAAGGGCAGGTACGTGCTCATCGACTTCTGGGCCACCTGGTGCCCGGACTGCCGCGTGGAGCTGCCCGGCCTGCACGCCGCCTGGGCCAAGTTCAAGGCGAAGCCCTTCGAGATCCTGTCCCTCTCCTTCGACCGCCGGGTCGAGCACATCGCGCCCTTCCGCCAGCAGGCCACCACACTCATGCCCTGGAAGCACGCCTACATCGAGGGCGGGTTCAAGAATCCCCTGGCCGACGCCTACGGCGTGATGGGCATCCCCAAGGCCCTGCTCATTGGCCCCGACGGGAAGATCGTGGCCCAGGGCGCCCAGCTCCGCGGCGAGCAGCTGGAGAAGACCTTGGAGCAGTTCCTGGGGAAGTAG
- a CDS encoding family 1 encapsulin nanocompartment shell protein, whose protein sequence is MVDILRRDMAPIVDEAWQEIELQSSRLLKGNLSGRKLVDFKGPHGWTFAAVNLGRLEVGAEDAVPGVAWGLHKVLPLVEIRVPFTLQVWELDDMARGAKNPDLSPMLEAARKVAVFEETALYRGFGGAGIQGMLEGSSHAPVPLSADRSKLTESVELALLAIQEAEIGGPFALVLGTEPYKWLMAGEPSAYPLRERIKALVTGGIHWSPVLGGGAVLSRRGGDFEMTVGQDVAIGYKMHTAREVELYFAESFTFRVLEPAAAVELKLKAAPRSK, encoded by the coding sequence ATGGTCGACATCCTCAGGCGTGACATGGCACCCATCGTGGACGAGGCCTGGCAGGAGATCGAACTGCAGAGTTCTCGCCTGCTCAAGGGCAACCTCTCCGGGCGGAAGCTGGTGGATTTCAAGGGTCCCCATGGCTGGACGTTCGCGGCCGTGAACCTCGGAAGGCTGGAGGTGGGCGCCGAGGATGCGGTGCCCGGCGTGGCCTGGGGTCTGCACAAGGTCCTCCCCCTCGTGGAGATCCGGGTGCCCTTCACCCTGCAGGTCTGGGAACTGGATGATATGGCCCGCGGCGCCAAGAACCCGGACCTGAGCCCCATGCTCGAAGCCGCACGGAAGGTGGCGGTCTTCGAGGAGACGGCTCTCTACCGCGGCTTTGGCGGGGCCGGCATCCAGGGCATGCTTGAAGGCTCCAGCCATGCGCCGGTGCCCCTGAGCGCCGATCGAAGCAAGCTGACTGAATCGGTGGAACTGGCCCTGCTCGCCATTCAGGAGGCGGAAATCGGCGGCCCCTTCGCACTGGTGCTGGGCACCGAGCCCTATAAGTGGCTGATGGCAGGTGAGCCCAGTGCCTACCCGCTGCGCGAGCGCATCAAGGCCCTCGTCACCGGTGGCATCCACTGGAGCCCGGTCCTGGGGGGCGGCGCCGTGCTGTCGCGCCGGGGCGGCGATTTCGAGATGACCGTGGGCCAGGACGTGGCCATCGGCTACAAGATGCACACCGCCCGGGAGGTGGAGCTGTATTTCGCCGAGTCCTTCACGTTCCGGGTCCTGGAACCCGCGGCCGCCGTGGAGCTGAAGCTGAAGGCGGCACCTCGCTCAAAGTGA
- a CDS encoding bifunctional 5,10-methylenetetrahydrofolate dehydrogenase/5,10-methenyltetrahydrofolate cyclohydrolase has translation MPTTLTGKLDCQETARHYLELVRSNVKKLGFSPGLGVILGSHDPGSVTYQRWLMKDCEDLGINAADLRVENGMQMVKLIARLNQDEKTHGVFIFYPLRYPEIKDDEVMDLVDPGKDIEGLHAINIGFLTKYRKRLDDGSQHRCMTPCTARAIVKTLKRGFGENWMAGKTVLVINDSLRIGRPLTAMVANLKGTPILCHAATNQTHLEGFIRMADVIVSAVPAPGYSINTDWIKEGALCFDLSGDGNFDYEALERRGIPYTDTTKNSVGKVTRAMALLNLTYAAGVE, from the coding sequence ATGCCCACCACGCTCACGGGGAAACTCGACTGCCAGGAGACCGCCCGCCATTACCTGGAGCTGGTGCGCTCGAACGTGAAGAAGCTTGGCTTCTCACCGGGCCTGGGCGTCATCCTCGGCAGCCACGACCCCGGCAGCGTCACCTACCAGCGCTGGCTCATGAAGGACTGCGAGGACCTGGGCATCAACGCGGCGGACCTGCGGGTGGAGAACGGCATGCAGATGGTGAAGCTCATCGCCCGCCTCAACCAGGATGAGAAGACCCACGGCGTGTTCATCTTCTATCCCCTGCGCTACCCCGAGATCAAGGACGACGAGGTGATGGACCTGGTGGATCCGGGCAAGGACATCGAGGGCCTCCACGCCATCAACATCGGCTTCCTCACCAAGTACCGGAAGCGCCTGGACGACGGCTCCCAGCACCGCTGCATGACGCCGTGCACGGCCCGGGCCATCGTGAAGACCCTCAAGCGGGGCTTCGGCGAGAACTGGATGGCCGGCAAGACGGTCCTCGTGATCAACGACAGCCTCCGCATCGGCCGGCCCCTCACGGCCATGGTGGCCAACCTCAAGGGCACGCCCATCCTCTGCCACGCCGCCACCAACCAGACGCATCTCGAAGGCTTCATCCGCATGGCCGATGTCATCGTCAGCGCCGTGCCCGCGCCCGGCTACAGCATCAACACGGACTGGATCAAGGAGGGGGCCCTCTGCTTCGACCTCAGCGGCGACGGCAACTTCGACTACGAGGCCCTGGAGCGCCGAGGCATCCCCTACACCGACACCACCAAGAACAGCGTGGGCAAGGTGACCCGGGCCATGGCCCTCCTGAACCTGACCTACGCCGCCGGCGTCGAGTAG
- a CDS encoding GNAT family N-acetyltransferase, translating to MTGVIKAARSLELRPLRLRDARPLFALVDANRARLRHWLPWPDANRSVQDSRAYILRVRAQARAGMALPFGLWWKGELVGVAGFVWLDPANHSGGIGYWLAREAEGHGLMTAAVAALARHGFRALRLNRVEIRAGVRNRRSRAIPERLGFRHEGTLRQAERLVGRYVDHAVYGLLVGEWRAR from the coding sequence ATGACCGGAGTCATCAAGGCCGCCCGCTCCCTGGAATTGCGTCCCCTGCGCCTGCGTGATGCCAGACCGCTGTTCGCCCTCGTGGACGCCAACCGGGCCCGCCTGCGCCACTGGCTGCCCTGGCCTGACGCCAACCGCAGCGTGCAGGATTCCCGCGCCTACATCCTGAGGGTACGGGCCCAGGCCCGCGCGGGCATGGCGCTCCCCTTCGGCCTCTGGTGGAAGGGCGAGCTGGTCGGCGTGGCGGGCTTCGTGTGGCTGGATCCGGCCAACCACAGCGGAGGCATCGGCTATTGGCTGGCCCGGGAAGCCGAGGGCCACGGCCTGATGACCGCCGCCGTGGCCGCCCTCGCACGACATGGCTTTCGCGCCCTCAGGCTCAACCGCGTGGAGATCCGAGCCGGCGTCCGCAACCGGCGCAGCCGCGCCATTCCCGAGCGCCTGGGCTTCCGTCACGAGGGCACCCTCCGGCAGGCGGAGCGCCTCGTCGGCCGCTACGTGGATCATGCCGTGTACGGGCTGCTGGTGGGGGAATGGCGGGCGCGGTAG
- the kdsA gene encoding 3-deoxy-8-phosphooctulonate synthase yields the protein MDFTRPFTGQSFFLIAGPCVIESREHAHLMASSLRDLAEARGIPFIYKSSFDKANRTSRDSHRGPGMAGGLDILAEIRSRYGVPVLTDVHESDQCAPAAQAVDVLQIPAFLCRQTDLLLAAAATGRTVNLKKGQFLAPWDLKHGVEKLQSVPGHGPVWVTERGSSFGYGNLVVDFQSFPHLRKTGCPVVFDATHSVQKPGALGNATGGAREMIPTLARAAATAVDGFFFEVHDCPEKAWSDGPNAMRLEQFGTLLDELLVLWRAGRAAAQQDPAGQ from the coding sequence ATGGACTTCACCCGACCCTTCACTGGCCAGAGCTTCTTCCTGATCGCGGGGCCCTGCGTCATCGAAAGCCGGGAGCACGCCCACCTGATGGCCTCCAGCCTGCGGGACCTGGCCGAGGCCCGGGGCATCCCCTTCATCTACAAATCCAGCTTCGACAAGGCCAACCGCACCAGCCGCGACAGCCACCGGGGGCCGGGCATGGCGGGGGGCCTGGACATCCTGGCCGAAATCCGCAGCCGCTACGGCGTGCCGGTGCTGACCGACGTGCACGAGAGCGACCAGTGCGCGCCCGCGGCCCAGGCCGTGGACGTGCTCCAGATCCCGGCCTTCCTCTGCCGCCAGACGGACCTGCTCCTGGCCGCCGCGGCCACGGGGCGCACCGTGAACCTGAAGAAGGGCCAGTTCCTCGCGCCCTGGGACCTCAAGCACGGCGTGGAGAAGCTCCAGTCCGTGCCCGGCCACGGGCCCGTCTGGGTGACGGAACGCGGCTCCAGCTTCGGCTACGGCAACCTGGTGGTGGACTTCCAGAGCTTTCCCCACCTGCGGAAGACCGGCTGCCCGGTCGTGTTCGATGCCACCCACAGCGTGCAGAAGCCCGGCGCCCTGGGCAACGCCACGGGCGGGGCGCGGGAGATGATCCCCACCCTGGCCCGGGCCGCCGCCACGGCTGTGGACGGCTTCTTCTTCGAAGTGCACGACTGCCCGGAGAAGGCCTGGAGCGACGGGCCCAACGCGATGCGGCTGGAGCAGTTCGGCACCCTGCTCGATGAGCTGCTGGTGCTCTGGAGGGCCGGCCGCGCCGCGGCCCAGCAGGACCCCGCCGGCCAGTGA
- a CDS encoding TonB family protein, with the protein MRPAAALLACLCSFLPALAQPASAVSSGLAALLGGSSGPVPWDFQRLVVRRRPDPPLYPPLARLANLEGEVLLRLTISRGGWVERAEALEGPRLLREAAVAYLQAWSFEPVLVDGKPVRVQCDLRVPFHLDGAPGLPKLPQPPTKMVVEIVQDPPVGPAVLGPDRLKAELGRFSDRSGLTGVGPAEAGPQDTFHLGMQVKVTRAEGLSICQVRGRGSLWEARDLAENKPGKTPRIVFLNRVAGQKGDAGLQDLVAGVLQRSLDEILAPPPRFREVRPVATPPAPGAAPAEAVEKAKGVVDFDFRQIRVKRQPPAPPYPTAAKLARVQGTVVLDLIIDPQGEPILAEAREGPVPLLLTAISYALDWRFEPAKLNGVPQVARFRLTMPFRLR; encoded by the coding sequence ATGCGTCCCGCCGCCGCCCTCCTGGCCTGCCTCTGCTCCTTCCTGCCGGCTCTGGCCCAGCCTGCGTCGGCGGTCTCGAGTGGTCTGGCGGCCCTCCTCGGCGGGTCCTCGGGCCCGGTGCCCTGGGACTTCCAGCGCCTGGTGGTCCGGAGGCGGCCCGATCCGCCGCTGTATCCGCCCCTGGCCCGGTTGGCGAACCTGGAGGGCGAAGTCCTCCTGCGGCTGACCATCTCGCGGGGCGGATGGGTGGAGCGGGCCGAGGCCCTGGAGGGCCCCCGGTTGCTGCGAGAGGCCGCGGTGGCCTACCTCCAGGCCTGGAGCTTCGAGCCGGTCCTCGTCGACGGGAAACCCGTGCGGGTGCAGTGCGACCTGCGGGTGCCCTTCCATCTCGATGGCGCACCAGGGCTGCCCAAGCTCCCGCAGCCGCCCACCAAGATGGTGGTGGAGATCGTGCAGGATCCGCCGGTGGGACCGGCGGTCCTCGGGCCCGACCGCCTGAAGGCTGAGCTCGGGCGGTTCTCGGACCGGAGCGGCCTGACCGGTGTGGGGCCCGCGGAAGCGGGGCCGCAGGACACCTTCCACCTGGGGATGCAGGTCAAGGTCACCCGGGCGGAGGGCCTGTCCATCTGCCAGGTCCGCGGGCGCGGCTCGCTCTGGGAGGCCCGGGACCTGGCCGAGAACAAGCCCGGGAAAACGCCCCGGATCGTCTTCCTCAACCGGGTGGCCGGGCAGAAGGGCGACGCCGGCCTCCAGGACCTGGTCGCCGGGGTGCTCCAGCGGAGCCTGGATGAGATCCTGGCGCCTCCGCCCCGGTTCCGGGAGGTCCGGCCGGTCGCGACGCCCCCGGCACCCGGGGCCGCCCCAGCCGAGGCCGTCGAGAAGGCCAAGGGGGTGGTGGACTTCGACTTCAGACAGATCCGCGTGAAGCGCCAGCCGCCCGCGCCGCCGTACCCGACCGCGGCCAAGCTGGCCCGAGTGCAGGGCACCGTGGTCCTGGACCTGATCATCGACCCGCAGGGCGAGCCCATCCTGGCCGAGGCACGGGAGGGGCCGGTGCCCCTCCTGCTCACCGCCATCAGCTACGCGCTGGACTGGCGGTTCGAGCCGGCCAAGCTCAATGGAGTGCCGCAGGTTGCCCGGTTCCGCTTGACGATGCCTTTCCGGCTCCGCTGA
- the nth gene encoding endonuclease III encodes MRAPKPQPRELQARLRAAYPDARCALDHRDPFQLVVATILSAQCTDARVNLTTPALFARFPDAASLAEARQDEVEALIKSTGFFRNKAKNLIGLGQALMARHGGRVPSDPTELGALPGVGQKTANVVLANAFGVPALAVDTHIFRVARRLGLSKAATPEKVEADLCRLFPREDWIELHHQLIFHGRRTCEARRPDCAACPLLDLCPTGLGQIKDPHLGVRLTVDPGPSAPRPAVAFPRPGAVRQDQQAVPEDPAGAPGDIASEASRRSPRIMSAPQRIVSLVPSVTELLVQWGLAARLVGRTRYCIEPRWIRNTVPAAGGTKDPDLGRIKDLAPDLVILERDENPKEVAEALTALGIPWLALEIRTVEDCVAALRELGIRLGVPQAGELRAAALEASLKGRRRKGPRALVLIWKDPWMSAGPDTYLGDLLRQGGFTPIGPDRYPALSDEDLEALAPEAILLPTEPYRFNRRHQAELQKRFPHAAVHLVDGQALTWYLSRTETGLDLVKNLPPR; translated from the coding sequence ATGCGCGCCCCCAAGCCCCAGCCCCGAGAGCTCCAGGCCCGGCTCCGCGCCGCCTATCCCGACGCCCGCTGCGCCCTCGATCACCGCGACCCCTTCCAGCTGGTGGTGGCCACGATCCTCAGCGCCCAGTGCACGGACGCGCGGGTGAACCTCACCACGCCGGCCCTCTTCGCCCGGTTCCCGGATGCCGCGAGCCTGGCGGAGGCCCGCCAGGACGAGGTGGAGGCCCTCATCAAGTCCACGGGCTTCTTCCGCAACAAGGCCAAGAACCTCATCGGCCTGGGCCAGGCCCTGATGGCGCGGCACGGCGGCCGGGTGCCCTCGGATCCCACTGAGCTGGGGGCCCTGCCGGGCGTGGGGCAGAAGACGGCCAACGTCGTGCTGGCCAATGCCTTCGGCGTGCCGGCCCTGGCCGTGGACACCCACATCTTCCGCGTGGCCCGGCGCCTGGGCCTGTCGAAGGCCGCCACGCCGGAGAAGGTGGAGGCGGACCTCTGCCGCCTCTTCCCCCGGGAAGACTGGATCGAGCTGCACCACCAGCTCATCTTCCACGGCCGCCGCACCTGCGAGGCCCGCCGTCCCGACTGCGCGGCATGCCCCCTGCTGGACCTCTGCCCCACGGGACTCGGGCAGATCAAGGACCCGCATCTGGGGGTGAGGCTGACCGTAGATCCTGGGCCGAGCGCGCCTCGTCCTGCCGTGGCCTTCCCCCGACCAGGAGCCGTCAGGCAGGATCAGCAGGCTGTGCCTGAAGATCCTGCGGGGGCCCCGGGGGACATCGCGAGCGAAGCGAGCAGGCGGTCCCCCCGGATCATGTCGGCCCCGCAGCGTATCGTCAGCCTGGTGCCCTCGGTGACGGAACTGCTGGTGCAGTGGGGGCTGGCAGCGCGGCTCGTGGGGCGCACACGCTACTGCATCGAGCCCCGCTGGATCCGCAACACGGTGCCCGCCGCGGGCGGGACCAAGGACCCGGACCTGGGCCGCATCAAGGATCTGGCGCCGGATCTTGTGATCCTCGAGCGGGACGAAAACCCGAAAGAGGTGGCCGAGGCGCTGACGGCCCTGGGCATCCCCTGGCTGGCCCTGGAGATCCGCACGGTGGAGGATTGCGTCGCCGCCCTGCGGGAACTCGGAATCCGCCTGGGCGTACCCCAGGCCGGCGAGCTCCGCGCCGCGGCCCTGGAAGCCTCGCTGAAGGGCCGCCGCCGCAAGGGCCCCCGGGCCCTGGTCCTCATCTGGAAGGATCCCTGGATGAGCGCCGGCCCCGACACGTACCTGGGGGACCTGCTGCGCCAAGGCGGCTTCACCCCCATCGGACCGGACCGCTACCCCGCGCTGTCCGACGAGGACCTGGAGGCACTGGCTCCGGAGGCGATCCTGCTCCCCACGGAGCCCTACCGCTTCAACCGCCGCCACCAGGCCGAGCTGCAGAAGCGCTTCCCGCACGCGGCCGTGCATCTCGTGGATGGCCAGGCCCTGACCTGGTACCTCAGCCGGACGGAAACGGGCCTCGACCTGGTAAAGAACCTCCCACCGCGATAG
- a CDS encoding ferritin-like domain-containing protein: MSSGSIESGLSSAALDLHRALASLQEELEAIDYYHQRVDVAEDESLKAVMAHNRDDEMEHAAMLLEWLRRALPGFDLQLKKFLFTADAITGLAGGSEPPVASGTGLGLGNLK, translated from the coding sequence ATGAGCAGCGGATCCATTGAATCGGGTCTATCCAGCGCCGCGCTCGACCTCCACCGGGCCCTCGCCAGCCTGCAGGAGGAGCTGGAAGCCATCGACTACTACCACCAGCGGGTGGACGTGGCCGAGGACGAGTCCCTGAAGGCCGTCATGGCCCACAACCGGGACGACGAGATGGAACACGCGGCCATGCTCCTGGAATGGCTGCGGCGCGCCCTGCCCGGGTTCGACCTCCAGCTGAAGAAGTTCCTGTTCACCGCGGATGCCATCACAGGCCTGGCTGGAGGCAGCGAACCACCCGTGGCCAGCGGCACAGGATTGGGTTTGGGGAACTTGAAATGA
- a CDS encoding Lrp/AsnC family transcriptional regulator has protein sequence MAKTLMEDDLNRRLVALLQQEGRMSHAELAERLGVSRPTIIDRVKRLEAEGVLAGYAARVAPAAVNKPNVAFVAVRYKDNNEAIEQRFIKALEDEPDILEAHTVAGEDALMLKVVADTPAGIAERLRRIRALGPMVTTRTTIVLETHWEKAGPSPFPGDGQGKKAKK, from the coding sequence ATGGCGAAGACGTTGATGGAAGACGATCTGAACCGGCGCCTGGTGGCCCTGCTCCAGCAGGAGGGCCGCATGAGCCACGCGGAACTGGCTGAGCGGCTCGGCGTGAGCCGCCCCACCATCATTGACCGCGTGAAGCGCCTGGAGGCGGAGGGCGTCCTGGCGGGCTACGCAGCCCGGGTGGCGCCGGCGGCCGTGAACAAGCCCAACGTGGCCTTCGTGGCGGTGCGCTACAAGGACAACAACGAGGCCATCGAGCAGCGCTTCATCAAGGCCCTCGAAGATGAACCCGACATCCTCGAGGCCCACACGGTGGCCGGCGAGGACGCCCTCATGCTGAAGGTGGTGGCGGATACGCCCGCGGGCATCGCCGAGCGCCTGCGCCGCATCCGGGCCCTGGGGCCCATGGTCACCACCCGCACCACCATCGTGCTGGAGACCCACTGGGAGAAGGCCGGCCCGAGCCCCTTCCCCGGCGACGGCCAGGGGAAGAAGGCCAAGAAGTGA
- a CDS encoding EamA family transporter, which translates to MLGWLAYLTVAVVWGSTYFAIALGLESFSPYGMVAARFSLASLLALGLGRLRREPWPPLRELPHLMTVGALLLGVSNALISFAELHVSSGLAAVLAALVPLWLAVFSMAKEPLGSKGWAGLALGLAGVCVLVWPTGGVRVHTGSLVALVAAPIIWSWGTLHGKRFVHGGGLLTNVGLQMATAAVIGLAAAPLLGGFLRGPVTPRALGAIGYLALFGSMLAFSAYIYLAKVWPPAKMGTYAYLNPLVAVLLGSLILHEAFGLRQVLGMAIILGAVALVQVRPKRAEVAA; encoded by the coding sequence ATGCTCGGCTGGCTCGCCTACCTCACGGTGGCGGTGGTCTGGGGCTCCACGTACTTCGCCATCGCCCTGGGCCTGGAGTCCTTCTCGCCCTATGGCATGGTGGCCGCCCGGTTCTCCCTGGCCTCGCTCCTGGCGCTGGGGTTGGGCAGGCTGCGCCGCGAACCCTGGCCCCCCCTGCGCGAGCTGCCCCATCTCATGACCGTGGGCGCCCTGCTGCTGGGGGTGTCCAACGCCCTGATCTCCTTTGCCGAGCTGCATGTCTCCTCGGGCTTGGCGGCGGTGCTGGCGGCCCTGGTGCCCCTCTGGCTGGCGGTCTTCTCCATGGCGAAGGAGCCCCTGGGATCCAAGGGCTGGGCGGGCCTCGCCCTGGGACTGGCCGGGGTGTGCGTCTTGGTGTGGCCGACCGGCGGCGTGCGGGTGCACACCGGCAGCCTGGTGGCCCTGGTGGCCGCGCCCATCATCTGGTCCTGGGGCACGCTGCACGGCAAGCGTTTCGTCCACGGCGGCGGGCTGCTCACCAACGTCGGCCTCCAGATGGCCACGGCCGCGGTGATCGGCCTCGCGGCCGCGCCCCTCCTGGGCGGGTTCCTGCGGGGCCCCGTCACGCCCAGGGCCCTGGGCGCCATCGGCTACCTGGCGCTCTTCGGCTCGATGCTGGCCTTCTCCGCCTACATCTACCTGGCCAAGGTCTGGCCCCCGGCGAAGATGGGCACCTACGCCTACCTGAATCCCCTGGTGGCCGTGCTGCTGGGCAGCCTCATCCTGCACGAGGCCTTCGGCCTGCGCCAGGTGCTCGGCATGGCGATCATCCTGGGAGCGGTGGCGCTGGTGCAGGTTAGGCCGAAAAGGGCGGAGGTTGCGGCCTAG